The stretch of DNA TAAAACACGGATCGGAAGAATCCATGCTTCCGGCGCCACCGCGTGAATAATCCCTGAAACATGAGTCCCGTGTCCGGCTCCTTCATCAATTAATCCGTCGTAATCTTCGTCCAGACCATCCAATTCCTCCTGGGGATTGTCATCATTATCAATAAAGTCCCATCCTGCAGGCGAAATCGAGTAACCCAATGCCGGATGTTTGTAATCCACTCCAGTATCGAGGACCGCTACCGTCACACCATTTCCATTTGAATATTGCAAAGCTTCAGCAGATTTGATGCGCTGCAAAGCTTGCTGATCCTGGTATTTGGAGTCACGAGAATCTGTATCTGTAACGGCGAGCTTCCCTCTTTCTCCTTCGGGAGATTGGCTGAAAAAATTCGGAGTAGCCCATATGATCTGCGGATCTTGTTGCATCGCCCCCAAAGTTACGTCCAGATCTGCCGCGCTGCCGACTTCAAAGGTGTGACTGTTTTGATCCAGGCTGATTTCACCTAACCAGTTCAAATTGTATCTGTAAATGATTGTTCCTACAGATACTTCCGGCTTCAGGCGAGCCAATATTTCAAGCGCACTGTGAGGGTCGTCCTGAACAGGGTTGTCTCCGGATTCGGGACAGGTGTCGTCGTTTGTACCGCAAACGTTGTCAATGTTATCGCCCATCAGGTCCTTTGACGAAAATTGATCATGATAAGAAAAATGATTCTTGTCGAACGAAGACGACCCACTGGACCACGCGCGACTCCTAATCCTGGCGGGAGCTGAAATAAACGCGGAACGCCTCACTGCGATCTGTGGGATGTTCTTTCCTCCCCGATCTAGGATTCTTGCATACCATTCATTCGAAGAATTGCTTCGACCAAAGAAGTCCTTTTCGTAACCATCGCACGCCGAACCCGGACAGTTGTCACCAAGGAACGAATGGTCAGGACTATAAGGGTATGGACCGCCGAGGTCATTATCAGAATCCTGGAAAGCCTTCAGCTTGTCATCGCCAGAATTAAAGTTATCAACAGGTACCCATTTCCCTCCCTGATGTTTCTTTTGGGGTGTATAGATAAATACATAGTCGTAGCGATTCGGTGTTTCCGAGGATCGATCTACATCGATTTCTAAAACATATTGGTGTGATTCACCGGACTGATCCGGATACTCGCATTGATTCCAACTGCCCGCAAGCTCAAATTCAAAGTAAAAGAAACTGCTGTCCGCACCCACTCGATAAGCAAAAATATCCGAATCACAGGTTCCTTTTCCGCTTGAATCCAGACTTTCGAAGAGATCCGCGTTATAACTCTGACAGGGGAGAGACTCGGCAATATTCGTCTGTGCGCCTTTGCAGTCCTTCAGGACGTTTTGTGTGTCGTTTGTATTTGTGAGATTCCATCCCTCATTGGGATTGGGTGTTTGAGCTAGAGCGTTCGAGGCAAACCAGGATAGCAGAAAAAGGCAAAGCAATTTTGGACGAAAGAACAATCCGTCCTTGGCAGAATCCCCCATAAATCTTCGGCCTGATGCGAACCATACTCTATCATTCATGACAAATCTGTGTCAATTTCGTATTTTTTGCGCATTTTCATACCTCCTTTATGAGTGACCTCGTAACCCTTATTTCACCAGTCAATTAAGTAAATGTTCGGGGCAAAAATAGTCGTTCATTACCAAAACGGTCGTGTA from bacterium encodes:
- a CDS encoding S8 family serine peptidase, with protein sequence MNDRVWFASGRRFMGDSAKDGLFFRPKLLCLFLLSWFASNALAQTPNPNEGWNLTNTNDTQNVLKDCKGAQTNIAESLPCQSYNADLFESLDSSGKGTCDSDIFAYRVGADSSFFYFEFELAGSWNQCEYPDQSGESHQYVLEIDVDRSSETPNRYDYVFIYTPQKKHQGGKWVPVDNFNSGDDKLKAFQDSDNDLGGPYPYSPDHSFLGDNCPGSACDGYEKDFFGRSNSSNEWYARILDRGGKNIPQIAVRRSAFISAPARIRSRAWSSGSSSFDKNHFSYHDQFSSKDLMGDNIDNVCGTNDDTCPESGDNPVQDDPHSALEILARLKPEVSVGTIIYRYNLNWLGEISLDQNSHTFEVGSAADLDVTLGAMQQDPQIIWATPNFFSQSPEGERGKLAVTDTDSRDSKYQDQQALQRIKSAEALQYSNGNGVTVAVLDTGVDYKHPALGYSISPAGWDFIDNDDNPQEELDGLDEDYDGLIDEGAGHGTHVSGIIHAVAPEAWILPIRVLNSDGVGTADVIARGIYYAVDAGAQIINLSLGMKKPSAAIEDAIKVAVLNNISVIASAGNDGRSTPRRYPAASAEVIAVGATDPEDKKSSFSNYGDWIDVSAPGTGIYSTFPGGQFAWWEGTSMSAAFVSGEIALLRSLSQNWNKTAQEIRQMMLDGADNIDALNPPYQQLLGAGRIKLLRAIDPF